In the genome of Cupriavidus malaysiensis, one region contains:
- a CDS encoding diguanylate cyclase domain-containing protein: MTFLPLSLKTRIALSTVAIATVFSAGIALASLYFAQRDVRQALQDQQDSIVELAVKQLDTSMNDRITLLEHVAAQLSGHLDEGPARLRELAQRSVPVPASFDGVVVADAQGRVLTRSGELVGIGDRDYFLELARTLQPVVSAPLRARVNGSSGVLVSVPILSRDGAFRGLVGGWLDLSRSNFLVELGHSRLGTSGYYCLVSAGRHPVYVQHPDSALTLRPAHAIGDTCGSPNRAGALEFLLPRRPVIARYLMASTGWELVAVLPAQEAFAPLHQLELLVLYLLLAAVGCGAVLMWLVVRHMLAPLTRLHQVVRDSAHDPAAYARLPQQGGDEIHDLGRAFGLLMRELERRRELLDANERRLRAVTDTLPSLLAFVDTDQRYLFNNLAYEHAYGIPLDRLRGMTVREVIGESRYRVVEPHMRQALAGTAATFELEENEPSYRCLEVQLRPEWNAGNDQVVGVHVHVMDVTQRKLETLRLSRISRLDHLTQLLNRSGFEKRLQEAMARSRGQQRLMALCYLDMDRFKAVNDFHGHGIGDLLLQAFARRVQRCVRQGDAVARLGGDEFAVILEDLGSAAAARRVAQAIVESVGRHFHINGIVADVDVSIGVALYRGAPMADHELLRAADVLLYRAKAAGRGRYEIGPDELAGA; encoded by the coding sequence ATGACCTTCCTACCGCTTTCGCTGAAAACACGCATCGCGCTGAGCACCGTGGCGATCGCTACGGTCTTCAGCGCCGGCATTGCGCTGGCCTCGCTGTATTTCGCCCAGCGCGACGTGCGGCAGGCGCTGCAGGACCAGCAGGACTCCATCGTCGAGCTGGCCGTCAAGCAGCTCGACACCTCGATGAACGACCGCATCACGCTGCTCGAGCACGTGGCCGCGCAATTGTCCGGCCACCTCGACGAGGGCCCGGCGCGGCTGCGCGAACTGGCCCAGCGCAGCGTCCCGGTGCCGGCCAGCTTCGACGGCGTGGTGGTGGCCGATGCACAGGGCCGCGTGCTGACCCGCAGCGGCGAGCTGGTCGGCATCGGCGACCGCGACTATTTCCTCGAACTGGCGCGCACCCTGCAGCCGGTCGTGTCCGCGCCGCTGCGCGCGCGCGTGAACGGCAGCAGCGGCGTGCTGGTCAGCGTCCCCATCTTGTCGCGCGACGGCGCCTTCCGCGGCCTGGTGGGCGGCTGGCTCGACCTGTCGCGCTCGAATTTCCTGGTGGAGCTGGGACATAGCCGCCTCGGTACCAGCGGCTACTATTGCCTGGTGTCCGCCGGCAGGCACCCGGTCTACGTGCAGCATCCGGACAGCGCGCTGACCCTGCGGCCGGCGCATGCGATCGGCGATACCTGCGGCAGCCCCAACCGGGCCGGCGCCCTCGAGTTCCTGCTGCCGCGGCGCCCCGTCATCGCGCGCTACCTGATGGCGAGCACCGGCTGGGAACTGGTCGCGGTGCTGCCGGCACAGGAGGCCTTCGCGCCGCTGCACCAGCTCGAACTGCTGGTGCTGTACCTGCTGCTGGCGGCGGTCGGCTGCGGCGCGGTGCTGATGTGGCTGGTGGTGCGCCACATGCTGGCGCCGCTGACACGCCTGCACCAGGTGGTGCGCGACAGCGCCCATGACCCGGCCGCCTATGCGCGCCTGCCGCAGCAGGGCGGCGACGAGATCCACGACCTCGGACGCGCCTTCGGCCTGCTGATGCGCGAGCTGGAGCGCCGCCGCGAGTTGCTCGACGCCAACGAGCGGCGGCTGCGTGCCGTCACCGACACCCTGCCGTCGCTGCTGGCCTTCGTCGACACCGACCAGCGCTACCTGTTCAACAACCTGGCCTATGAGCATGCCTATGGCATCCCGCTCGACCGGCTGCGCGGCATGACGGTCCGGGAAGTGATAGGCGAGTCACGCTACCGCGTGGTCGAGCCGCATATGCGCCAGGCCCTGGCGGGCACCGCCGCCACCTTCGAGCTGGAGGAGAACGAACCGTCCTATCGCTGCCTGGAGGTCCAGCTGCGGCCGGAATGGAATGCGGGCAACGACCAGGTGGTGGGCGTCCATGTGCATGTCATGGACGTCACCCAGCGCAAGCTGGAGACGCTGCGCCTGTCGCGCATCTCGCGCCTGGACCACCTGACCCAGCTGCTGAACCGCAGCGGCTTCGAGAAGCGCCTGCAGGAGGCCATGGCGCGCAGCCGCGGCCAGCAGCGCCTGATGGCGCTGTGCTACCTCGACATGGACCGCTTCAAGGCAGTCAACGACTTCCACGGCCACGGCATCGGCGACCTGCTGCTGCAGGCCTTCGCGCGGCGCGTGCAGCGCTGCGTGCGCCAGGGCGACGCGGTCGCGCGCCTGGGCGGCGACGAGTTCGCCGTGATCCTCGAGGACCTCGGCAGCGCCGCGGCGGCCCGGCGCGTGGCGCAGGCCATCGTCGAGTCGGTCGGGCGCCACTTCCATATCAACGGCATCGTCGCCGACGTCGACGTCAGCATCGGCGTGGCGCTCTACCGCGGCGCCCCGATGGCCGACCACGAGCTGCTGCGCGCGGCGGACGTGCTGCTGTACCGCGCCAAGGCGGCCGGGCGCGGGCGCTACGAGATCGGCCCGGACGAACTGGCCGGCGCCTGA
- the fumC gene encoding class II fumarate hydratase → MSEQQSPAAFRIEQDSLGDVQVPADHLWGAQTERSRQNFRIGTEKMPPALIESFAILKLCAARANRELGVLAPELAQAIERAAEEVIAGRWAQEFPLSVWQTGSGTQTNMNLNEVIANRAIQLLDGEVGSKRPVHPNDHVNASQSSNDSFPTAMHIAATRAIQRQLLPALETLQQAFGRKVEAFADIVKVGRTHLQDAVPLTLGQEFSGYMAQTAHAQSRLQQAMLRAMPVPQGGTAVGTGLNAPHGFAAAFATALADYTGLPFEPAPNRYALQAAHDALTDLSAALNTTASSFLKIARDFMLLGSGPRAGFAELQLPANEPGSSIMPGKVNPTQAEALAMVCCRVIGNHTTITLANGLGTLELNAYKPVLIYSLMQSVTLLADAVASFADHMVAGVLADEEHIAELLARSLMPVTALNPHIGYDKAAEIAKLAVKRNLSLREAAIASGHVSEAQFDQWIDLKGMTREV, encoded by the coding sequence ATGTCCGAACAGCAGTCTCCCGCCGCCTTCCGCATCGAACAGGACAGCCTCGGCGACGTGCAGGTACCCGCCGACCACCTGTGGGGCGCGCAGACCGAACGTTCGCGCCAGAACTTCCGCATCGGCACGGAAAAGATGCCGCCGGCGCTGATCGAGTCCTTCGCCATCCTCAAGCTGTGCGCCGCGCGCGCCAACCGCGAGCTCGGCGTGCTGGCGCCGGAACTGGCCCAGGCCATCGAGCGCGCGGCCGAGGAGGTGATCGCGGGCCGCTGGGCGCAGGAGTTCCCCCTCTCCGTCTGGCAGACCGGCTCGGGTACCCAGACCAATATGAACCTCAACGAGGTCATCGCCAACCGTGCCATCCAGCTGCTCGACGGCGAGGTCGGCAGCAAGCGGCCGGTCCACCCCAACGACCACGTCAATGCCAGCCAGTCGTCCAACGACAGCTTCCCGACCGCGATGCACATCGCCGCCACGCGCGCCATCCAGCGCCAGCTGCTGCCCGCGCTGGAGACGCTGCAGCAGGCCTTCGGCCGCAAGGTCGAGGCCTTCGCCGACATCGTCAAGGTCGGGCGCACCCATCTGCAGGATGCCGTGCCGCTGACGCTGGGGCAGGAGTTCTCCGGCTACATGGCGCAGACGGCGCACGCGCAGTCGCGCCTGCAGCAGGCCATGCTGCGCGCCATGCCGGTGCCGCAGGGCGGCACCGCGGTGGGCACCGGGCTGAACGCACCGCACGGCTTCGCCGCCGCCTTCGCCACGGCGCTGGCCGACTACACCGGCCTGCCGTTCGAGCCCGCGCCCAACCGCTATGCGCTGCAGGCGGCCCACGACGCGCTGACCGACCTGTCGGCGGCCCTCAACACCACGGCCTCGTCCTTCCTGAAGATCGCGCGCGATTTCATGCTGCTGGGCTCGGGGCCGCGCGCCGGCTTCGCCGAACTGCAGCTGCCGGCCAACGAACCCGGCTCCTCCATCATGCCCGGCAAGGTCAACCCCACCCAGGCCGAAGCGCTGGCGATGGTGTGCTGCCGCGTGATCGGCAACCACACCACCATCACGCTGGCCAACGGGCTGGGCACGCTGGAGCTGAACGCGTACAAGCCGGTGCTGATCTACAGCCTGATGCAGAGCGTCACGCTGCTGGCCGATGCCGTGGCGAGCTTCGCCGACCATATGGTGGCGGGGGTGCTGGCGGACGAGGAGCATATCGCCGAACTGCTGGCGCGCTCCCTGATGCCGGTGACGGCCCTCAATCCGCATATCGGCTACGACAAGGCGGCCGAGATCGCCAAGCTGGCGGTCAAGCGCAACCTGTCGCTGCGCGAGGCGGCGATCGCCTCCGGGCATGTCAGCGAGGCGCAGTTCGACCAGTGGATCGACCTGAAAGGCATGACGCGCGAAGTCTGA